In Panicum virgatum strain AP13 chromosome 5K, P.virgatum_v5, whole genome shotgun sequence, the genomic window ggagaaaagGTAACAGAGAACAATACGAGCAGCACACCCACCTCGGAGGACTTCGCCAGGTGCTGAACTGAGCCCATCGGGACCGGATCGAGTAAGCCAGCCCAACAAAACTTGGCACGCGGGCCCAGTTATGTTTCGTGCTCGGAACAGAGCCAGACCAAAGTTGGGCTCCGGTCCGACAAGGTCCACTGTTGGGATCGCTCTGGCACCGAATCACCACTGAACAATCACTGACCCCTCAAAAATGAAAAAGCACTGTCCACTGAACAACAAACCCTGCAGCATTTCGTTTCACATCATGTGCAATCCCTTTAAGTAGctgatgaaaaaaaaacatggccGTAATAAGCCCCCCAGTGGACGCCTAAAACTAGGCATGATGCAACTGCCAAACTCGACTAGCTACCGACAGACGGAACTCATCGTGCACACCAACGCCCAACTGTGGCCGTCTGTTCAGTGGCAGGCGCGCGCTCCGTGTCGGCCACGCCGCGCGAGCGTGCACGGTGCACCGCATGGGCGCGTCGTGGAGCGGTGGAGGCGAGGCGAGGGGCTGCACGGCACGTCGCGGTCGGGCAACTGTGCGCGTGAGGAGCAGTGACGTGACGTGCCAATCGAAagagacggcggcgggcggctgaAACATACAGAAAGCGCCACGAGGGGTCCAAAGCTGCGAAGCCGCATGGCCACAGGCAAGCGGTCGCCCTTGCTCGCCAGCCAACCAACCGTCCAACCGTCACCGGCCGCACGGATCTACTGCTGAAGCGGGCCGTAGCCCGTAGTGGTTAACCGTTGTGCTGGCGAGCCGTACCTTGAGAAACTCCTTGAGCGAGCGAGCACCATGCTGCTAAGAAAAGGAGACTTCGCAAATTTCTCAGTTAACAAGCGTATCTGCaattccaccaaaaaaaaaCCAAGCATATCCCTGTTTACATACTTTTATCCATGTGTGTTGGGGGAGGGAAGCTTCTGTATTCAGCtaagtttattttgtatctgaAGGTGTTTCCATTTTTTAATTGGAGTTCTGGGTATGGGATTATATGCTTCCAATGAACTCGGATTAGACTTGGAAAGATTGATTAATCAATCATACCTGCAACATTGGAAATACTATTGTGTTTTAGCTTTCTTATTGCTTATGCTGTCAAATTGACGATTATACCTCTACGTACATGATTACTAGATACCCATGAGTTATAAGGGATCTATTTGGCTGGAATCACAATACAAGCTCTCAATGATAGTACTCCAAACCGATCCACCAGTTGTTTCATCATAGAGGAAACAAGAAAGATGATGTAAATATTTCAGCACTTCAAAGTCTCATAGAACCACCAGAGCGTAAATGGAGTGACTCACGAGTTGGGGCAGATTTGTAGGAGAGTTCTTTTCTGGTTAGACCATGGTTGTAAACATACTCTGTTAGTTTAATATAAGTTCTCTCCGttcgaaaaaaataaaacactaCACTGGTTCACTCAAAACAGCTCCACTGTATACGCCAAAATTAAGGagaaaaatgataaaaaataataaacttAGCTACTATCATGTGTGTAACTCTTTTTTTGTTTGCGGAACATTTGTATAGTTTTTTCAATGACAAGCTAACATAATGTACGCCAAATTCACGTAAAGTTTGCTGACGTCGCTAGCTAGAGGTCCATTCGATTCCCCGTGCCGTGCTGCCACGAGTCGACAAGAGCCTAATACTTCATGCTCTGATACATGCCATCAATGACGCTCTGCAGACAAATAGCACGCAATCCAGACGAAGGTCAGCTTGGTGAGGATGGATCGTCCAAGCGCGGTAACTGAAAGTGTGAAACTGAAGTTGTGTCGTACCTGGTAGTATTTCAGCAGCTGCGGCCGCTTCTTCTTGTACGTCGGGGTAATGAGGTCGCGATCCATGTCGAACGGCACCGGGTCCAGATGAACAGCCCGGATGAGCTCGAAGCCTTTGAGCTGTCGTGCCAAGACAGAGAATGATGCGTCAGATCAAGCTGCCGAGGTACCAGCAGCATTCACATAGACGTTGATGTGTTCCGGTTGTCCAGGTTCCTTACCTTCTTTTCTTTACCCATCTTGGTTAGTTCTCCCAAGATGAACTCTTTGGCTTTCGGGTCTTCACAAATCGCAGCAAACTCTCCAGTTACCCCGTTCGACTCTGCCCATCGCTCCAGAGCCTGCTTATTGGGGTTCACCACTGCAACGAGGCTCGATTCGAAGCTGTTGCCATACACCCAAACCTGAAGGTACCAATAGGAAATTAGTGGAAAGATTTTGGGATGTTTAGAAATAATTTGCTGCAGAAAACTCAAGTAGGTGTTGTGGATGAAGGTTGTTTTGAGCTGTACCGAATCAACACCGGGAGTCTGACCAAAGATGTTCTCCAGATTCTCGACCGCAACATACTCTCCCTGTGAGAGCTTAAAGATGTTCTTCTTGCGGTCGATGATCTTCATGCTCCCATCAGGCTGCCACTCACCAATGTCTCCTGTGGTAAATAACAACATTTGACAGTGAACAAATGAAGTTGTAGAAAAAAGTCTGGAtttgtgaaaaatttcaaagATTTTTTTGATGACAAGTTGAATTGAGGGTCACTTTCAAGATGGTTATCGGTCTCCTGTGAGTTGAATGCAAGCCATAAATTTGTTGACAAGAGGACTCTGAAAGTTTTGTTCCCTCCCACATTTTTTTTCTGGACTACTTTTAACACATTGATGAACAGTGATGCCAACGTGGAcagcctttttttttgttcttgatAAATGACGTGGACGTACTATCAGACACTGGGGAGAGATTGATACCTGTATGGAACCAACCATCGACCATGATTTCCTTGGTTAGGTCCTCTCGCTTGTAGTACCCTGAGAACAGGGTGTCCCCTCTTATACAAATCTCCCCACGAGGCGTCTCGCTGGACAATGCGTCGTAACCCATCTCAGGGACAGATTCCAGGCGTACTTCGACGTATGGGAGCGGAGGGCCGACGGTACCCAGCATGGACATGTTGTTCGGTAGGGAAACAAAGGACCCAGCACAGGTCTCTGTGAGTCCTACAGGAAGAGAATAAGCATAGGTAATCAAGAATGTCAGATATTTTTGGCGAATGTTCatgtttttaattttatgtATTTTAGAACTGTATATTTTGTTGACTAGCATACCATATCCCTGGAGAACATGGGAGCATGTCACCACACGCAGATACTCCTCAACATGTCTAGACAAGGGAGCAGCACCGGATAGAATCAGCCGAACCCTGCCACCTAGTCCCCGTTTCACCTATATATGGTACAAAAACACAAATCAAGTCAGCAAAAAAGCAACGATAAGAAATCAAATTGTATTTTAAAATTCTAGCTTCTTGCCATTTCATCATACCTTGGTGAAGACCAGTTTGTCAAACACTGCAGCAGCCTCTTCATGCTTGCTTCCTTTCAACATATTACCTTGTTTGCTGCACAATCATTTGGAGTAAAAGTTAGATCCTGATCACTATATTAGCCAACATATACCTTGATGATTAAGACTAATAACAGCCTTACTATTTGTAAGCAACATTGAACAAGGTCTTCTTCAAGAAACCACCAGTTGTGATTTTATCTTGCAATCCTGaatcacaaaactaataaaCATCATTATTTGGATAACTGTTTGAATAACATTGTTTTTTCTTGAATACACACAAGAGCTGTGTATCTTTATATTATAGAGAGAAAAAAGAGTCCCATACAAAGCAACATCTTTACCTCTCCTAGGAGATAACAGAGGTTCGAATAACATAACAGTATTGAATATGTTACAAATGGATTGATGCCAGGTatgtaaataaaataaaatcttcAATTCATGCACCACCTCGCTGGCAGAGATTGTGTTATATGATTGATTGAAAGTTCAAGAGTCTGCTCTGCGCTCAGTTCGTTCGttggaaaaagaaatatttaattCAATTAGAGTACCTCCATAAATCCTGTCCAGAACACGTGGAACAGCACAGAATACTGTTGGTTTGAGTTCACCAATGTCTTCAACCAAGAGTTTAACATCCTGAAATAGAATGCTTATGATCAATTATTAACATGAGCAAGGTAGTGAGTTTAGAACAACATGTGTTTCCTATTCTTACCCCACGCCAAAATCCAATTGAAGCACCATGGTGAATGAACACTTCCTCAATCACTCGGTCAAAGATATGAGCAAGCGGAAGGTAAGATATGTAAACATCATCCTCACGAAGCTGTTGGATCAAAATAAGTTTTTGTAAAAGGAAGAGACAGTGCATTGTTGGGATACAAAACACTGAAATAAAATACGGTAGATAAGTAGCCTACCTCCTCGCCTGAGTTGCTAAGGAACTCATCTACTGCTGAAACAATGGTAATGATGCTCTTGTTGGAGATTAATACTCCCTTAGGATCACCAGTTGTGCCACTAGTATACATTATTGTGCATATGTCATCCTTTTCCTTTGGTGGGAGTTCAAACTTCTCTTCACCGCCCTGTTGGTAAAACAGAAAAGGTTAATCATTCTAATGGATATATCAAGTCATATTTCTCACAATGATATCCCCTAAAATACATAATGTTGAAATTTGAAACAGAAAAGGTGCCTTCACATAACAGAGTTTACTTGTAACAAAGCATTTATTCCATCTACAATTTGGTTAGGAAGGGACAACCCTACCAGTTGCAGAAACTCTTCCCAAGAGTAGATGGATAAGCCATTCTCTTCAACTTTTTCCTTGTGCTCGGGATTGACCTTACCGAAGCTCACAAttgcttaaaacaaaaaaggaagACTATCAGTAAGCCATATCCTCTATATTATAGGTTATTACACACACAGCCAGAAATGTCTCAAACTTACTCTTCAAAAATTTGGTTGCATTGGGAAATGTCTTGAGTATCTGAAAAGAACGACGAAttatttgaaatggtcaaacAAAAATCTGCACTGATAGTGTGGACAAGTTAGAGCAAACAGCAAACTGTGCTATGGGTTATTCTAATAAATGAAACTATGACATTTTTCATGTACTTTTGTGGCTACAAGGGAAATGCAAAATAATGATTGTAGATTGCTAGGATAACATTTTCAGTCACAGAAAAGATCCTTAAAAAAAAGTATATATAGGTGTGATGTGAGACGCAATCATGTCTTATTTCTGTAATGGCAACTTGTAAGATGCAATAATTTTTACTGTGCTGACTATGGTGGAAAAATCATACAAATGTTACAGTAACGAAGCATACCTCTCCAATCTTATTTTCCTCAACAAAAGCAATCTGTACCTCTGCATGGCACAACACAAATTCTACTGCCCCAGCACCTACAGCCATAGAAGTTGACGGCAGATGGCAGCAGGCCATTGTTAACAAATGAACCAAACAACATGTTTTAGTTTGGCAGTTGCTTTGCAAACATGATAATCCTGAATGTCAAGTATTTCCATTGCTCCACGGAAACAAGAAAAACTTACCAAGCGTGTCATACAATGGAACACAGTAGATGCCATGGGCATTGCAGGCCTGCACAATAAAGCAATAGCATCGTGAAATTTTTGGTATGGTCAAAGAAAGAAAGGATGCATAAATACATTCATGAACTGCAGTAGAATACGGGGCATTTTTTCCAAACATCCAAGAAATTTACAGAAAGTTTTCCAGGCATGTTCTCCCCAAAATTAAAGGATCAAACAGGCAATTGACAAAGTCTAAAACCATGACTATAGAAGAATGACATTCCAATAAATTTAAAAACTACTGAAAAGTTGAAACAGCTCTGGCCATTTTTCCTTTGGTGGAACAAGAAAGTCGTAGAAGTAGGGCTTGTAGCTATGAGCCTACTGATTCTTCTAGGCTAAACATCTTAATGAACAAAGCGGCAAGTGGACTCGATGCTTGTAATTCGGCTTAGGATATTGATGCCATAAACGTACCTGCATACTGATAACCCACTCAGGCGAATTGGCCCCATAGATGCCGCACCGGCCACCCTACAGACAATCAGGCATGGGTCATCTCAACAGCCCATCAACACAAACTTACAGAGAATAATGGAAGTATGGAACAAACGAGGAACAGTTCCAGCTTCTCGGTATGGAAGGCCGCAGAGCAATAATCAGAGCAAACGTCTGCACCTTGCCGACGCCACAGCTCCGGATCGCAGCCCCGACCTTGATCACGGTGTCGTAAACCTCCTTGTAGGTCAGCCACGTGTAGTTGCCAGCCTAACGCAAGAGACGGAGACGCCAATGAATCCAGGGAGGAAACAGAGAACCGTAAGcaagcaccagccaccaggtgGCGAGAGAACGAGATAGAGGCTCGCGTGCGGCTACCAACCTTCCCGTCGACAATTTCGCGGCGGCCGAGCATCTTGTTGTCGGGGCACTTCTCGACGGACAAACTGCACAGAGGGGGCGCATCATGCGCACGGACACGTCACCGGACCGGCGGATTTGAAGATACACGATAATAATTATCAGAGAATCGACGCAGCCGACTGATGCCAGTGGTGAACGTGATCCGGAATTCCAGGTTGAAACCAGGCATTGCGAACCCAGGTGGGGATAATAGATCTATCTATTCGAGATGCCCATGCAGAGCGACGGCGCGGAGGATGGGAGCGAGAgcagcgggggaggaggaggatcacgcgcggccgccggcgggagaagaagggaagcgTACCGGAATATGTCCCAGCAGCAGTCGAGCCCCGGCACGGCGGGCGTCGCGCCGCCCTTGCCCCCCGCGGCGCACCGGTACGTCGGCCCCGCCGAGGGCGCCccgtccgccgcctccctcccctcctccacctGCACCAGGTGCTGCATCGTCGATGATGatcccgccaccgcctcctcgctcgctctctctctctctctagtgcaTGCGCGCACACGCGGCCCGGCAGCGGGACGGCGAATTTATCACGCGAGACGTGGGAGCGCCGAGCCGCGGGTGGTTCCCTCCGAACAAAAAGTCTGACGACGGAGCCCGCCAGCCTGCCGCGCCCATATTTGTATTGTACCCGCGCAGACGCGGCTCGCGCGCACCCGTACCGTACCGGAGGGGCGGGCGCGACCTCTATCGCCAGCGGCCGGCGAACAAGGCCCCCGTGCCCCGAGGATCCGCGTGCTTGGTGCGCCACGGCGTGCGCGACCCGGCCGCGGACCGGGCCGGGCGGGCGTTGATCGcagtcgtgccgcgcgcggcgtGGATTTTCCTTTGCGGTGTCCAAATCAGGAGGTCGTTGACAGCGCGCCAGAAGGATCCATCCGGTTCAGCGGTCGTAAGCTGCAGCCTGCGGGCAGTGGGCTTGGCGGCTTGGTGGTCACAGGTTTTGCCTTGGGGGCGCTGGACGGATGGGACCGCCCGACAGGGCCATTACTCCGATCCATTGCGGCTCTTTAATTCTAGAAGCCCAACTTGTAGTCGGCCGTCTCGCTCCATCAACTCGGATGATTTTAAGTATCAAAAAAAACTCGGATGATTTTCGTGGGTCAGTTTCTTTTGGGGAAAAAATATGGCCGGGCAtattacccgaaacccgaactcTGAATCTGAAAAATTCGAGTCCGAGTCCaaaaaaacccgaacccgaaaaacccgaacatAATTTCGAGTAACAAGCCACAATACAcgaaattattacgggtaattcgggttTAGTATCCCAGTATCCGAATAACCCGAAGGCCCGAATTTTATTCAACGTGCTGTATGAGCCTAATATATAGCGGCCCAACATTTCATCCCGGCCCACTTAACCACGCCACCCCCAGTAACCCTATCCACTCACCAGCCTTATCTTCTCCCTGCGCTCCTCCCATCTCATGCtttccgccgccaccgtcgtctGCCCAGAGCGGAAGCAGGCTGCAAATCTCCCTCATGCACATGCTCATCCGCGAGGGCGCGAGGCCACAGCGCGCCTTGGCCCTGCGCTCCTTCCGCTGCAGCTTGCCCCCCTCGGTCTGGGCTCCTTCCGCTACAGCTTGCCCCCTCGGTGTGGGCTCCTTCCGCTGCAACTTGGTGTCAATCGAAAGGATGGCTGCAAGTACCACTGGACCAGGTCCCGATTGAAGTtgtctttgattttttttttgggcgtCGATTTGTAAACAATTTAATGCTACTGCTCCACTATTCTTGCTGATGTGAGATCTACTGCCTTTATTTTGTGTAGTTAGCTTGTGTGCGGTTTTATTTACTAATCGActttatttttaatttcttttcttaTTCCTGCAAAGATGATACAAATTTAGGAAGCATCTCACAAAATTCTCGGGTAGTTCGGGGATACCCGAAtccgaacccgaattttcgggtacccgaattgTTGGTTTTTTTTCTCATGCAAATTTCAGGTAGCAATTTTAAAAACCCGAAATTCTTAATATTCGAAATGCTCGATCCGAAattttcgggtaacccgaatgcCCAAAAAAGGTTCGCACCATCTCTTTCCATTAGTTTCTTCTCGATACGGCGTATCTCATTTTCGTTTATATTTTCAGTCCAAAGTAATAAACAACTGTACGCAGAACATTCTTTTCCGTGTTTAGTGAATGGCACAGCTCCTGGCCTGCCAAATTTTCTGAGGGGGGAAAGATCTTGAGCACACGTAGAACAGGAGCAGTTTGCAAGCAACAAGTgacagattttttttattaaaaaaatgctaTAGTTATGTACAAATGCGTCTTTTTGTCGCTATGTGGGGCTACAATCAGCTCCTAGGGCTCAGTAATTCAGCCTGTACTGAAACCATCTAATCTAACTGTTCAAGCTAAACAAAGCTTCAGCTCTACGTGCGCAATGATCAGGAGGGCACTAACTCGTGGTGCGTATAAACCAGAAGAGAACCCATTTCAAATTGCACAGCATGTTCTTCAGCGCCTTCGTCGAGTTCTCCCTCGTATTGAAATCACTTAGGACAACTCTGTAGCCCCCTACTTTATCACCATCAATCCTGTAAACCAGGTGATCTTAATTAGCAACTATGCGATCAAAGCTGCATGCCGATACAAGATATTTTCCAGCTTTTTGTTAATTGTCAAGCTTGTCGCAAAATAACAAAGTTCCTGCATGTACGCTAGACTGAAAATTGTAGGAATGAACAGAAGAAACAAATGGATATCACAACCATACAAGCCATATTTCAGTATTTTAATGGTCACAACTGAAACACTATGCAGTTAAACAAATTGAACATCAGATAGGATAGGAATCTTCAGTCACGAAAATATTTCTTTAGGCACAGTTTCAAAATAAAGAAGATGTCATAAGCATAAAATAGAGAAATTTCGATGTGTGAGTGACATGATTTGTAAGCATGCATAATACAAGAACACCAGAGTTCCAAGAAAATCTTACTTATAGGGGAGCTTGAATGACTTGTCAGGTGGAACATTCTTCTCCTTATCCAAACTTACAGCAAACTCAGCAAACTCTTGCAGGCACGTCAGAAACAATGTCATGGCATTATCATATTGGGTGCTGAATAACACATTTGCCGGACCAAACCTGAACATCATTCACACCCAAAGCATGACAAATTTGCATGCCCATTCAAGGTGAacagaaaatgcagaaaaagacCAAAGCAATTTTGTGGCAAATAGAAGGAATACTTGGTTCCTTCTAACATAGTTTTCATATCAAGTTAAAATTTTAAGTGTACTACACCACTTCATTATTACTTAAAAGAATTTTTCATGTTGATCTGAAGCCCAAGCCAAGAAACAATTGATAATCACTATATCGCCTCAGTAAAAACTAGCATATCTGCCTATATGTCTTACTAGATAAGAAGGTTTGTTAATCAGATATCAAACAAATTTACTAGGAAAAAGACCATTTTACTACCCCATACAAATTCACTGTCTGCTGACCCTCCagaaaaaattcatctcgtttGCTACCCTAAACTCACTGTTTAAATTGCTACAATCCCACCCTCTATCTAATGAAATCTGTCCTTTTTGTTTCTCCTCGCATGTTTTgaatttaatttcaaattttgcggGGTGATATCATAGGGTACAAAACATATCATACTTTTTTTGTGGTTACTTCATAGATTAGGAGCATCTGATATTAGTTTTAACTATGGAGAGGAGACATGAAAATGCATGAAAACTCAAAGTCTTTTTTGGACATAGACTATGATGTCGTCTGTCACCGCACAAAATTTGAACTGTTGAACTTGTCCAGGGACAAATGACAACGAGATTGGGCTAATTTAGACAGTTTAGGGGAGTAAAAGGAGTTGAAAATTTGTTCAGAGGATCAAAATTGTTCTAGGTGTTAAATGGACTTTTCCCAATTTATTATGAACCATAAAAAAGTGATAATTGAGGAACATTGAAGCACAAACCATATAGAAAGGGGCAAACACAAAAGAGTACATTTGCCAGCAGAAAGCTTACAGTTTATGTGTTTTGTTATTGATGTCTGTGATTCTTGGATAGCTTCCCACAGCATGAATCTTGATCCTGTATCTATGCAAACATTGAGGAACTCAAAAGCACAATTTTATCCCTAGAACAGTTTGTAGCAGGCTAAGTATTAACATTTGCCATCTAAATATAATCAATAAAGTGAAACATGCAATTTAGCGATAAAAAAACTGCACTTATAATGCTAATGCTGCCGAGAGagaaacagaaataaaaaatgcCCAGTGGTCACCTAGCAAGCCACAAGACGTATTGACCCCACCACCCAGCACCATCTTTTCTGTTAATGCCAGTTGCCAGATTATACAATGCCAAAACCCTGTTTGGGGGGGTTTGTGACTCCTGACTGCAGCTACCTACACATTAAGCAGCCAAGTTTGACCAGCCGTGGCATATGTTTAGTTAACTGCCCACACTTTGGCTTGCCAAATTTCTCCTCACCACAATGCATTTGGGACCTATTTGCTGCTACAAAATTATGGTGGCAAGATAACTGTGGCAATCTATGGACATGAACCAAATAGGTGCGGTAAAGTCTGTTCAACATATTCCTAGCCACAAGTGTGGCAAAGTTAGTAAAAAAAACTGAGTGTTTGACACATGGAACTTGGGGGCTAACGAAATGTGGCTAGTAAACCAAACAGACAGACAAATGTAGCAATCAACCAACTGTGGCATGACAAAGGGATGACAAGTTAGTCTGTGAACCAAACATAGGAATACCAGTTAACTACATTTAACACACATACTATTTCACTACTGTCATTGGCAGTAACACACCCCTGATAGCAGAAGAGACGGCTGCAGAACTGAGGTTATTAGAGCTAAAATATATTTTGACATGCACTCCTAACAAacagagaagatggctgctgGACATAGCTTCTCTGAGCCAAAGTATAGTCAGGTATATACATCAAAATGACCAGAAAAAACCAAACACGGTCAACATGGTCAACCTAGTAAAATGCACTGAAGCAGGTGGCATATAGGCCAATCATTTCGATATACTTCTCAATGAATAACAGCTACATAAACTTAAAGAAACTGTCATTATATGTGCCAAGGATACTGAAATTTCGGGGTGTAATACTGAGCCATGGTATGCAACAGAAGTGC contains:
- the LOC120707622 gene encoding long chain acyl-CoA synthetase 4-like, producing the protein MQHLVQVEEGREAADGAPSAGPTYRCAAGGKGGATPAVPGLDCCWDIFRLSVEKCPDNKMLGRREIVDGKAGNYTWLTYKEVYDTVIKVGAAIRSCGVGKGGRCGIYGANSPEWVISMQACNAHGIYCVPLYDTLGAGAVEFVLCHAEVQIAFVEENKIGEILKTFPNATKFLKTIVSFGKVNPEHKEKVEENGLSIYSWEEFLQLGGEEKFELPPKEKDDICTIMYTSGTTGDPKGVLISNKSIITIVSAVDEFLSNSGEELREDDVYISYLPLAHIFDRVIEEVFIHHGASIGFWRGDVKLLVEDIGELKPTVFCAVPRVLDRIYGGLQDKITTGGFLKKTLFNVAYKYKQGNMLKGSKHEEAAAVFDKLVFTKVKRGLGGRVRLILSGAAPLSRHVEEYLRVVTCSHVLQGYGLTETCAGSFVSLPNNMSMLGTVGPPLPYVEVRLESVPEMGYDALSSETPRGEICIRGDTLFSGYYKREDLTKEIMVDGWFHTGDIGEWQPDGSMKIIDRKKNIFKLSQGEYVAVENLENIFGQTPGVDSVWVYGNSFESSLVAVVNPNKQALERWAESNGVTGEFAAICEDPKAKEFILGELTKMGKEKKLKGFELIRAVHLDPVPFDMDRDLITPTYKKKRPQLLKYYQSVIDGMYQSMKY